The proteins below come from a single Halobacillus salinarum genomic window:
- a CDS encoding ABC transporter substrate-binding protein, whose protein sequence is MWKRFALLSLFILLFLSACNSKEEKVSTDNKDKDSGNTITAVDSAGKEFTVDAPIEKAVVLNRNIAEALTILGADNHVVATGDTTLENNPYLHYDDLPDLGETSEVNIEKIISMDPDVVFTYTNRPDNTLEAQLEPAGISVIRLDYYLPGKMNDELRLLGKLFNKEDRAAKFIEWKTGLETLLKDRVSEIPDKEKKSVMALSVGFLNSQGGYRIFPSQTTAGNPGVGEGYATILAGGKDAADVKWNSQESSTTVLVDEEYVLKKDPDVLTLHGTWLGGYETSNNQEFEDVYNNIIDNTSVSQLTASKTKNIFIYHTDIIGSNKRFIGALQLAKDLYPKKFQDIKPFDYLEEYFEKWLGVEYKGTWHYSPKED, encoded by the coding sequence ATGTGGAAAAGATTCGCTTTATTATCTTTATTCATTTTATTATTTCTAAGTGCTTGTAATAGTAAGGAAGAGAAGGTTTCCACTGACAATAAAGACAAAGATTCAGGAAATACGATAACTGCAGTTGACTCTGCCGGTAAAGAATTTACAGTAGATGCTCCTATCGAAAAAGCTGTCGTATTAAATCGCAATATAGCAGAGGCATTAACCATTTTGGGGGCTGACAACCATGTGGTCGCAACAGGCGACACAACTCTAGAAAACAATCCTTACTTACATTACGATGATCTTCCTGATTTAGGAGAAACGTCAGAAGTCAATATTGAAAAGATCATTAGTATGGATCCAGATGTGGTATTCACCTATACAAACCGCCCAGACAATACTCTTGAAGCTCAATTAGAGCCTGCAGGAATTTCAGTTATCCGCTTGGACTATTACCTCCCAGGAAAAATGAATGATGAATTAAGGCTGCTTGGAAAGCTCTTTAATAAGGAAGATAGAGCCGCTAAATTTATTGAGTGGAAAACGGGGTTAGAGACATTACTAAAAGATCGCGTCTCTGAAATTCCTGATAAGGAGAAAAAATCTGTAATGGCTCTGTCAGTCGGTTTTTTAAATTCTCAAGGAGGATATCGTATTTTTCCGAGCCAGACGACAGCCGGAAATCCAGGTGTCGGAGAAGGCTATGCAACGATCCTTGCTGGCGGGAAAGATGCTGCCGACGTAAAGTGGAACAGCCAAGAATCATCAACAACAGTTTTAGTGGATGAGGAATACGTTCTAAAGAAAGATCCAGATGTACTTACATTACACGGGACTTGGCTTGGTGGATATGAAACTTCAAATAATCAGGAGTTTGAAGATGTGTATAACAATATTATAGACAACACCTCAGTTAGTCAGTTAACTGCCTCTAAAACCAAAAACATTTTCATTTACCATACAGATATAATAGGATCCAACAAAAGATTTATCGGAGCCCTGCAATTAGCTAAAGACTTATACCCCAAAAAATTCCAGGATATTAAACCGTTTGATTATCTAGAAGAATATTTCGAGAAGTGGCTGGGCGTTGAATACAAGGGAACCTGGCATTATTCCCCTAAGGAAGACTAA
- a CDS encoding FecCD family ABC transporter permease has product MLNSDKNAAHLDSTRLYKKAARKKLLVLFALSFLLLASFIYSIGIGTVEINLKDQLISQWQILSSGEQSANEYIFFHIRLPRVLMTVITGISLACAGVLMQALLRNPLASPFTLGVSSGAAFGAALSIVLSTSILGVNIVSSERWVIAVNAFIFGCIAVFAVYGISRLKNGSTTVLLLSGVAIGQLFSAGVSSLQYFSSNAALKDLMVWLMGGFWGASWEVLNFLVPLVLVTFLILWRLSWDLNALSSGEEIAKSLGIDIKKLRVMTLLLSTLIASASIAFTGIIGFIGLVAPHIGRMIIGTDTRFLLPCASTIGAILLLLSDTLARTIISPIEIPVGIITSVLGAPFFIYLLMRKQKDYWA; this is encoded by the coding sequence ATGTTAAACTCCGACAAAAACGCAGCGCATTTAGATTCAACTCGTCTCTACAAAAAAGCTGCAAGGAAAAAGCTTCTAGTCTTGTTCGCCTTGTCTTTTTTACTCTTAGCCTCATTTATTTATTCTATAGGGATCGGCACAGTCGAAATAAACTTGAAGGACCAACTGATTAGCCAATGGCAGATATTATCCAGTGGAGAACAGTCCGCAAACGAGTACATTTTTTTCCACATTCGACTACCACGAGTACTGATGACAGTCATTACTGGTATCAGTCTAGCTTGTGCCGGAGTATTAATGCAAGCTCTTTTACGCAACCCTTTAGCAAGCCCATTCACCTTAGGAGTTTCCAGCGGGGCAGCGTTTGGTGCAGCTTTATCCATTGTTCTTAGTACAAGCATCCTAGGGGTTAACATTGTATCTAGTGAACGATGGGTAATTGCAGTGAATGCTTTCATATTTGGATGTATAGCTGTGTTTGCCGTTTATGGAATATCCCGTTTAAAAAATGGATCAACAACTGTACTTCTTCTATCCGGGGTAGCCATTGGACAATTATTCTCAGCCGGGGTCTCTTCCTTGCAATATTTCTCCTCAAATGCTGCATTAAAAGACCTTATGGTTTGGTTAATGGGAGGGTTTTGGGGGGCGAGCTGGGAAGTGTTAAATTTTTTAGTTCCATTAGTTTTAGTCACCTTCCTCATACTTTGGAGACTTTCCTGGGACTTGAATGCCCTCTCTTCAGGTGAGGAGATTGCAAAGTCCTTAGGTATAGATATAAAAAAGCTGAGGGTAATGACTTTATTACTTTCCACATTAATAGCCTCTGCCTCCATTGCCTTTACCGGAATTATAGGCTTCATAGGACTTGTAGCTCCTCACATTGGCAGGATGATTATAGGAACAGACACCCGTTTCCTCCTGCCTTGTGCAAGTACCATCGGAGCTATTCTGCTGCTCCTTTCAGATACGCTGGCCAGAACGATTATTTCTCCGATAGAAATACCGGTGGGAATTATTACTTCTGTATTAGGGGCTCCGTTTTTCATCTACCTTCTAATGAGAAAACAGAAAGATTATTGGGCATAG
- a CDS encoding ABC transporter ATP-binding protein produces the protein MIEARQLTNKIGGKTVVDEFSHCFETGKVTTIIGPNGAGKSTILKSLAGIYPLKKHTVYIEDRDILSCSLKERAQLIGIVPQLTSITFPMTVMDYALLGRRPHLTWGVREQDLKIVNKILNSLEISDLSNSYLDEISGGEKQKASIARVLAQETSIVMMDEPISALDIRYQFEVLNLAKSLAKQEGYTVILVLHDLELAARFSDSIILVDNGKKLIAGPPEAVITKETMKRVYGVNAAIHSELHGIRISVLGPA, from the coding sequence ATGATCGAAGCCCGCCAACTAACTAACAAAATTGGAGGAAAGACAGTTGTAGATGAGTTCTCCCATTGTTTTGAAACAGGGAAAGTTACTACAATTATCGGTCCAAATGGAGCAGGAAAATCAACCATTTTGAAATCATTAGCAGGAATTTATCCACTTAAGAAACATACCGTTTACATTGAAGATCGAGATATTCTTTCCTGCTCATTAAAAGAAAGAGCACAATTAATTGGTATCGTCCCCCAATTAACAAGTATAACCTTTCCCATGACCGTAATGGATTATGCTCTCTTGGGAAGAAGACCCCATCTAACATGGGGAGTAAGGGAACAAGATCTTAAGATTGTAAATAAAATCCTGAACAGTCTGGAAATCTCAGATTTATCAAATTCTTATTTAGATGAAATTAGCGGAGGAGAAAAGCAAAAAGCATCAATTGCACGAGTGCTAGCTCAAGAAACCTCTATCGTTATGATGGACGAACCCATTTCAGCGCTGGATATCCGTTATCAATTTGAGGTATTAAACTTGGCTAAGTCACTTGCCAAACAGGAAGGATATACCGTGATTCTTGTCCTTCATGATTTAGAATTAGCGGCTAGATTCTCTGATTCTATCATTTTAGTAGACAACGGAAAGAAGTTGATCGCCGGCCCGCCAGAAGCAGTCATTACTAAAGAAACAATGAAACGAGTCTATGGTGTGAATGCAGCCATTCATAGTGAATTACACGGAATAAGAATCTCCGTATTGGGACCAGCATAA
- a CDS encoding class I SAM-dependent methyltransferase, translating into MKPTIIPQINFEDVWQEGMKNWEGQLPERMISDEAEESFWSTFMHKKKESNDFDLFAAQFFHRISQFISGEDHVLEIGPGWGNYTFPMLQQVQSLTVVDSSIAVLEYLVEKSQEYDKNLLTVHEKWENFHGNRLYDIVLGINCFYRMFEIKQALININNHASKRCLIGMTTGPLQPHYLDLENQYGYNIKHPRRDYIHLLNLLYELGIRADCELVPLKREYTFDSYPELIKKCSSKLLHQNFQEADISKCIDPYISFKEGKYHYPHHFHGAIITWKPVKFNPMKTK; encoded by the coding sequence ATGAAACCAACTATCATCCCCCAAATAAATTTCGAAGACGTTTGGCAAGAAGGTATGAAAAACTGGGAAGGCCAGTTGCCAGAAAGAATGATAAGTGATGAAGCTGAAGAATCTTTTTGGAGCACCTTTATGCACAAAAAGAAAGAATCCAACGATTTTGACCTTTTTGCAGCACAATTTTTCCACCGCATTTCTCAATTCATCAGCGGTGAAGATCATGTCCTGGAAATTGGGCCGGGCTGGGGAAATTATACTTTTCCGATGCTTCAACAAGTCCAGTCTTTAACAGTCGTTGATAGTTCGATAGCTGTTTTGGAATATTTAGTTGAAAAATCCCAAGAATACGATAAAAATCTATTAACCGTACACGAAAAATGGGAGAATTTCCACGGGAACCGACTTTACGACATCGTCCTAGGTATTAATTGTTTTTATAGAATGTTTGAAATCAAGCAAGCATTAATAAATATTAATAATCATGCTTCCAAGCGATGTTTAATCGGAATGACTACAGGTCCTTTACAGCCCCATTACCTTGATTTAGAAAACCAATATGGTTATAACATCAAGCATCCAAGAAGAGATTATATTCATTTACTCAACCTGCTTTATGAGCTGGGAATTCGTGCGGATTGTGAATTAGTCCCCTTAAAAAGAGAGTACACCTTTGATTCTTATCCAGAGCTAATAAAAAAATGCTCCAGTAAATTGCTTCATCAAAATTTCCAGGAAGCAGATATAAGTAAATGTATCGATCCTTACATTAGTTTTAAAGAAGGAAAATACCATTATCCTCATCACTTCCATGGGGCTATTATTACATGGAAACCTGTTAAGTTTAATCCAATGAAAACGAAGTAA
- a CDS encoding MogA/MoaB family molybdenum cofactor biosynthesis protein, which yields MSVTQHKKEAPENVNCKVISVSDTRSKETDKSGRFIINLLKESFHTIKDYQIVPDDYEVILDAVKAGALDKKIDVILINGGTGIAKRDVTIEVVQDLVEKQITGFGEIFRMLSYLEDIGSAAILSRAAAGVYLDTAVFSMPGSRGAVKLAMEKLIIPEICHVVREVHLHRKENK from the coding sequence ATGAGTGTTACTCAGCACAAAAAAGAAGCACCTGAAAATGTGAATTGCAAAGTCATTTCTGTTAGTGATACACGTTCAAAGGAGACAGACAAGAGTGGGAGATTCATTATAAATCTGCTAAAAGAATCCTTCCACACTATCAAAGATTATCAAATTGTACCAGATGATTATGAAGTCATTTTGGACGCTGTAAAGGCCGGGGCTTTAGATAAGAAAATTGACGTTATTCTAATAAATGGCGGCACAGGCATAGCTAAGCGTGACGTGACCATCGAAGTGGTCCAAGACTTAGTCGAGAAGCAGATTACCGGGTTTGGTGAGATTTTTCGTATGCTTAGTTATTTAGAGGATATTGGATCTGCAGCTATTCTGAGCAGAGCTGCTGCAGGTGTATATCTAGATACGGCTGTTTTTTCTATGCCGGGCTCTAGAGGAGCGGTCAAATTAGCAATGGAAAAACTCATCATTCCAGAGATATGCCACGTTGTAAGAGAAGTTCACCTTCATAGGAAAGAAAATAAATAA
- a CDS encoding metal ABC transporter permease: protein MWESIFHYAYLQNALISAILTSVVCGTIGTIVLEKRMLMLTGGIAHVAFGGIGLGYLAGFPPFIGAALFSVGSSLGIGRLSRNAKRNADILVGLVWSMGMALGVLFISFMDGYPPDLTSYLFGNILTVPSYEVKAMIVITVLVVSVILVLFHAYKIYLFDEDFAKVQGVKVNVLEYVLFILLGLAIVVLIQVVGFVLIFALITSPPATAKFFTKNLGVMMAVSVGICLLFTIGGLWLSYSFNIPSGATIIVLSGCCYFCVYFFNKVLLSRKAA, encoded by the coding sequence ATGTGGGAATCCATTTTTCACTATGCTTATCTTCAGAATGCATTGATTTCGGCTATTCTTACTTCCGTTGTTTGTGGGACGATAGGAACCATTGTTTTAGAAAAACGAATGCTGATGCTTACCGGTGGAATCGCACACGTTGCTTTTGGGGGGATAGGCCTTGGATATTTGGCCGGTTTTCCACCATTCATAGGAGCCGCGCTTTTTTCTGTTGGATCTTCTTTAGGTATAGGGCGGTTAAGTCGAAATGCCAAAAGAAATGCGGATATACTAGTCGGGTTAGTATGGTCAATGGGAATGGCTTTAGGTGTGCTGTTCATTTCATTTATGGACGGTTATCCCCCTGATCTGACTTCTTATTTATTTGGAAATATTTTAACTGTGCCGAGCTATGAGGTTAAAGCTATGATCGTCATTACGGTTTTAGTGGTTAGTGTCATTCTCGTCCTTTTTCACGCTTACAAAATTTATTTGTTTGATGAAGATTTTGCTAAGGTTCAAGGTGTGAAGGTAAATGTTTTGGAATATGTCCTTTTTATCCTGCTGGGGTTAGCCATTGTCGTTTTGATACAAGTCGTCGGGTTTGTCCTTATTTTTGCATTAATTACTTCTCCTCCAGCCACGGCCAAATTTTTTACTAAAAACCTGGGCGTTATGATGGCCGTTTCCGTAGGGATTTGTCTGCTGTTTACGATTGGAGGATTATGGTTGTCGTATTCTTTTAATATTCCATCAGGCGCGACGATCATTGTACTTTCCGGCTGCTGTTATTTCTGCGTATATTTCTTTAATAAAGTACTTTTATCTCGAAAAGCAGCTTGA
- a CDS encoding metal ABC transporter ATP-binding protein: protein MKNLTVRYDQVTALENINLSVKENEFLTIIGPNGGGKSTLLKALLGLIPISKGQITTNVDGREKRGTKLGYVPQFAAFDQSFPISVFDLVLTGRFQKKIGLFHRYSNIDKQAVKDTLHRLELDHLAKRQIGELSGGQLQRVLVARALVSHPAILLLDEPTASVDKASTQSIYDILKDLQKDMTIIVVSHDTTVVSSYTEKVACLNKQVYYHGDPDMPEEAVLAAYGSHVDLVTPHSHHEQEKTHHSFDRREG, encoded by the coding sequence GTGAAAAACCTAACGGTAAGATATGATCAAGTGACCGCACTTGAGAATATTAACTTATCAGTTAAAGAGAATGAATTTCTGACGATCATCGGTCCTAATGGCGGGGGCAAATCTACTTTATTAAAAGCGTTGTTAGGACTGATCCCGATCAGCAAGGGGCAGATAACAACAAATGTGGATGGACGCGAGAAACGAGGAACAAAGCTTGGCTATGTTCCTCAATTCGCTGCGTTTGATCAATCCTTTCCAATTTCCGTATTTGATTTAGTACTGACAGGCAGGTTTCAAAAGAAAATCGGGCTTTTTCACAGGTATTCCAATATAGATAAGCAGGCGGTTAAAGATACTCTTCACCGGCTTGAGCTCGACCATTTAGCCAAGCGTCAAATAGGAGAATTATCCGGGGGGCAATTGCAGCGCGTGCTAGTAGCAAGAGCTCTTGTATCTCATCCTGCTATTCTATTATTAGACGAGCCGACAGCCAGTGTAGACAAAGCTTCCACTCAAAGCATTTACGACATCTTAAAGGATTTGCAAAAAGATATGACGATTATTGTTGTTTCTCACGATACGACTGTTGTATCCAGCTATACGGAAAAGGTGGCTTGCTTAAATAAACAGGTTTATTACCATGGCGATCCTGATATGCCTGAAGAAGCTGTACTTGCTGCCTACGGAAGTCATGTAGACTTGGTAACTCCCCATTCTCATCATGAACAGGAAAAGACACATCACAGCTTTGACAGGAGGGAGGGGTAG
- a CDS encoding metal ABC transporter solute-binding protein, Zn/Mn family, giving the protein MKKLFFMFLLLMVFGVLSACASNNEEDKSAGEEGEEVHNNENGEKPTVAVSVVPEATFVKKVAEDKVNVVTMIPPGNSPENYEPTSELMNEFSEADAYFSIGVPTEEANILSQKDLNKDMEVVNLADAAAEKYEERQFPSGERDPHVWMSPKRVEVMVDKITEELVKLDPDNEDFYKENASSYKEKLEAADQQIKETLKPMEQRTFIVYHPAFGYFAEDYNLEMVPLQEEGKEAAPKKMEEIIDLAKEKDIKTIFYQEEMSSKQAEAVAEAIGGQTEQISPLNPNYIDNLEKMADTFKRVLEQ; this is encoded by the coding sequence GTGAAGAAGTTATTTTTTATGTTCTTACTGTTAATGGTTTTCGGAGTACTTAGTGCGTGTGCTTCCAATAATGAAGAGGATAAGTCTGCAGGCGAAGAGGGGGAAGAGGTACATAATAACGAAAACGGGGAAAAGCCAACGGTCGCCGTTTCGGTTGTGCCTGAAGCTACGTTTGTGAAGAAAGTCGCTGAGGATAAAGTCAATGTAGTGACCATGATTCCTCCTGGTAACAGCCCGGAAAATTATGAACCGACGTCTGAATTGATGAACGAATTTAGTGAAGCAGATGCGTATTTTTCCATTGGTGTTCCGACTGAGGAGGCAAACATTCTCTCTCAGAAAGACTTAAACAAAGATATGGAAGTCGTGAACTTGGCTGATGCAGCTGCTGAAAAGTATGAAGAACGTCAATTCCCTTCAGGAGAAAGAGATCCTCACGTATGGATGTCTCCGAAGCGGGTAGAAGTGATGGTCGACAAAATTACGGAAGAATTAGTAAAGCTGGACCCGGATAATGAGGATTTTTATAAGGAAAATGCAAGTTCTTATAAGGAAAAATTAGAAGCGGCTGACCAACAAATCAAGGAAACATTGAAACCAATGGAGCAGCGGACTTTCATTGTCTATCATCCTGCTTTTGGATATTTTGCTGAAGATTACAACCTGGAAATGGTTCCTCTGCAGGAAGAGGGAAAAGAGGCAGCTCCTAAAAAAATGGAGGAAATAATTGATCTTGCCAAGGAAAAAGATATAAAAACGATTTTTTATCAAGAGGAAATGAGCTCGAAACAGGCAGAGGCTGTTGCAGAGGCCATCGGCGGTCAAACGGAGCAAATTTCACCTCTGAATCCTAATTATATTGATAACCTGGAGAAGATGGCTGATACCTTCAAACGGGTGTTGGAACAATAA
- a CDS encoding RrF2 family transcriptional regulator has product MAEKVSNTRWFGMALKALLVLANNEGLCPSGKLAEKLESKSEFLRKILTHLVKAGLIQAKEGRDGGYSLVKAPSEITLAEVYEAMKVETFPKEFLSVESQECFAPSTRDALCELRDEMETWILGGLEQKTLTDLMKK; this is encoded by the coding sequence ATGGCAGAAAAAGTTTCTAATACAAGATGGTTCGGCATGGCTCTTAAAGCTCTCCTTGTTTTAGCCAATAACGAAGGCCTTTGCCCCAGTGGTAAACTTGCGGAAAAGCTTGAGTCCAAATCTGAATTTTTAAGAAAGATTCTCACCCACCTTGTTAAGGCCGGTTTAATTCAAGCAAAAGAAGGACGAGACGGTGGGTATTCATTGGTTAAAGCTCCGAGTGAAATTACTCTAGCAGAAGTCTATGAAGCGATGAAGGTGGAGACGTTTCCGAAAGAATTTTTAAGTGTGGAAAGCCAAGAATGCTTCGCCCCCTCCACTAGGGACGCGCTTTGTGAACTCCGTGATGAAATGGAAACGTGGATTCTCGGAGGGTTAGAACAAAAAACCTTAACTGATCTCATGAAGAAATAA
- a CDS encoding nitroreductase family protein, with translation MTQKSMSKEEYLNKVKDLDTTSEAPKVLEDTDFLTIAKERRSVRQYDPDYKINESEIRELLETAMLAPSSSNLQPWRFLVIEDQKEKERLSPIANGQQQITEASVVIAVLGDKKAYKNADQIYSQIAEKGNMPEDVKEMYVNSILENYGNFPEAKLTRIAMIDGGLVAMQLMLAAKAKGYDTVPMGGYDEAEFVKAFDVPEDYEPVMLISLGKGTKAGFEKTRLPLDDVVRWNHY, from the coding sequence ATGACTCAGAAATCCATGAGCAAAGAAGAATATTTAAATAAAGTCAAAGATCTGGATACAACAAGCGAAGCGCCTAAAGTACTTGAAGACACCGATTTTTTAACAATAGCAAAAGAGCGCCGATCCGTTAGACAATATGATCCGGACTATAAAATCAATGAAAGTGAGATCCGCGAACTGCTGGAAACCGCTATGCTTGCACCGTCCTCTTCCAACCTGCAGCCTTGGAGATTTCTTGTGATTGAGGATCAAAAGGAGAAGGAACGTCTCTCCCCTATTGCCAATGGCCAGCAGCAAATCACTGAGGCTTCTGTCGTGATTGCTGTACTTGGCGATAAAAAGGCCTATAAAAATGCCGATCAAATCTACAGCCAGATAGCTGAAAAAGGCAACATGCCTGAGGATGTGAAGGAAATGTATGTAAACAGCATCCTTGAAAACTACGGAAACTTTCCTGAAGCGAAATTGACGCGCATTGCTATGATCGACGGCGGACTTGTAGCTATGCAGCTTATGCTTGCGGCTAAAGCAAAAGGATATGATACCGTTCCAATGGGAGGGTATGATGAAGCAGAGTTCGTAAAAGCCTTTGATGTTCCAGAGGACTATGAGCCTGTCATGCTGATTTCTCTTGGCAAAGGGACAAAAGCAGGATTTGAAAAAACGAGGCTGCCACTGGATGATGTTGTTCGGTGGAACCACTACTAA
- a CDS encoding SDR family NAD(P)-dependent oxidoreductase, which yields MKYTVITGASSGIGYETAKAFAAQGKNLILTARREEKLKELTSSIHEIDSSLDVQLRIADLSDNSEVYKLYDSLKEFDIETWINNAGFGNFDAVSDQELPKIEKMLRLNNEALTILSSLYARDYQDKEGTQLINVSSGGGYTIVADAVTYCATKFFVSSFTEGLAQELEAKGAQLKAKVLAPAATETEFAKQAIDVEEFNYNESVPQFHTAKEMAGFMIDLYNSDKVVGIVDGNTYEFFLRDPIYPFVSKSSTSNS from the coding sequence ATGAAATACACCGTCATTACAGGAGCAAGTTCAGGAATTGGATATGAAACAGCCAAAGCCTTCGCCGCGCAAGGAAAGAACCTTATTCTTACAGCGAGAAGAGAAGAAAAGCTGAAGGAGTTAACATCCAGCATTCATGAAATCGATTCTTCCCTGGATGTACAACTCCGTATTGCTGACCTTTCTGACAATAGTGAAGTCTACAAATTGTACGACAGCTTAAAAGAGTTTGATATTGAAACGTGGATCAACAATGCGGGCTTCGGAAATTTTGATGCGGTCAGTGACCAGGAACTTCCCAAAATCGAGAAAATGCTTCGCTTGAATAATGAAGCGTTGACGATTCTGTCGAGCCTTTATGCTCGTGACTATCAGGACAAGGAAGGCACCCAGCTGATCAACGTGTCCTCCGGTGGCGGCTACACGATTGTTGCGGATGCGGTCACTTATTGCGCAACGAAATTTTTCGTCAGCTCTTTTACCGAAGGTCTTGCCCAGGAGCTTGAAGCAAAAGGCGCTCAATTGAAAGCGAAAGTACTGGCACCTGCGGCAACAGAAACGGAGTTTGCTAAGCAAGCGATCGATGTTGAGGAATTCAATTACAATGAATCAGTCCCTCAATTTCATACGGCCAAAGAAATGGCTGGTTTTATGATTGACTTGTACAACAGTGACAAGGTCGTCGGAATCGTAGATGGTAATACCTACGAGTTTTTCTTACGTGACCCGATTTATCCTTTTGTATCAAAGTCCTCCACTTCTAATTCGTGA
- the proB gene encoding glutamate 5-kinase, whose amino-acid sequence MSKKRIVVKIGSSSLTNANGGLSTEKLREHVDALARLKQHGHEVILISSGAVAAGFTDLGYSSRPVTIAGKQAAAAVGQGQLLKGYTEEFKRHGIVAAQLLLTRQNFLHKKQYQNAYATLAELLKRHVIPIVNENDSVAVDELTFGDNDMLSALVSGLVHADFLMILTDINGIYEQNPRTHPNAKKYTFLHEIEDHLVNGAAGAGSKVGTGGMKSKIEAARTALRLGVKVFIGAGSGEEKLVDILAGKGDGTYIGDSSKSSMNHAKQWLSLHSIPRGKIEVDHGAETALLKHGKSLLPAGITNILGNFNIHDVVEVVNVKGQPIGKGSVNFTSTQLLEIKGLSSTEAMKKADSSQKVVIHRDYWVSQ is encoded by the coding sequence ATGAGCAAGAAAAGGATCGTTGTCAAAATAGGGAGCAGCTCCTTAACCAATGCCAATGGAGGGTTAAGCACCGAAAAGCTACGTGAGCACGTAGATGCGCTTGCCCGTTTAAAGCAGCATGGGCATGAGGTGATTCTAATTTCATCCGGAGCGGTTGCAGCCGGATTCACAGATCTTGGCTATTCCTCACGTCCTGTTACGATTGCTGGAAAACAAGCAGCGGCAGCTGTCGGGCAGGGACAATTATTAAAAGGATATACGGAAGAGTTTAAAAGACATGGCATCGTTGCCGCACAATTACTGCTGACGAGGCAGAACTTCCTGCATAAAAAACAATATCAAAATGCATATGCAACCTTAGCTGAACTTTTAAAGCGTCATGTGATACCGATTGTAAATGAAAATGACTCCGTAGCCGTTGATGAACTGACCTTTGGTGATAACGACATGTTATCTGCGCTCGTCAGTGGTCTGGTGCATGCCGATTTTCTAATGATTCTCACAGATATCAATGGCATATATGAACAAAATCCACGAACACATCCAAATGCAAAAAAGTACACTTTCCTTCATGAGATCGAGGATCATTTAGTGAATGGTGCTGCTGGAGCCGGATCAAAAGTGGGTACCGGCGGGATGAAATCAAAAATAGAAGCCGCACGAACAGCCTTACGTTTAGGAGTGAAAGTATTCATTGGAGCGGGGTCAGGGGAGGAAAAACTGGTTGATATTCTCGCTGGAAAAGGGGATGGAACGTATATCGGTGACAGCTCTAAGTCCAGTATGAATCATGCGAAACAGTGGCTCTCGCTTCACTCCATTCCCAGAGGGAAAATTGAAGTGGATCATGGGGCGGAAACCGCGCTATTAAAGCACGGGAAGAGTCTTTTGCCTGCCGGGATCACGAACATTTTAGGTAACTTTAATATTCATGATGTCGTAGAGGTAGTGAACGTAAAGGGACAGCCGATTGGGAAAGGCAGTGTGAATTTCACTTCTACACAATTACTGGAAATTAAGGGGCTTTCAAGCACAGAGGCTATGAAAAAAGCTGATAGCAGCCAAAAGGTTGTGATTCATAGAGATTACTGGGTAAGTCAATGA
- a CDS encoding pyridoxamine 5'-phosphate oxidase family protein, with product MSDQTSENQEAIKKIKDLIKDEKVAMLTTVSPEGRLLSRPMHTKDVELDKEEIWFITEKDTEKYRDIERNPAVNLAYAGNSYVSISGTAEFVQDDKKKKEYWNKIVEKVLNTSADDPNVVLVKVTPEIAEYWESGINVKTVKEFVKKMASSKTIEENNDLKDTVHFDEDTK from the coding sequence ATGTCTGACCAAACCTCAGAAAATCAGGAAGCCATCAAGAAGATTAAAGACTTAATTAAAGATGAGAAGGTAGCGATGCTGACGACGGTATCGCCGGAAGGCAGACTCTTGTCCCGGCCGATGCATACGAAGGACGTAGAATTGGACAAGGAAGAGATCTGGTTCATTACCGAAAAGGATACAGAGAAATACCGGGATATCGAACGGAACCCTGCCGTTAACCTGGCTTATGCGGGGAACTCCTATGTGTCCATCAGCGGCACGGCTGAATTTGTCCAGGATGACAAGAAGAAGAAAGAATACTGGAATAAGATTGTCGAAAAAGTACTGAATACGTCTGCTGATGATCCGAATGTTGTACTGGTTAAAGTGACACCCGAAATCGCTGAATACTGGGAGTCCGGTATAAACGTGAAGACCGTGAAGGAATTCGTGAAAAAGATGGCCAGCAGTAAAACGATAGAAGAAAATAATGATTTAAAAGATACGGTCCACTTTGATGAAGACACGAAATAA